CTGACCTCGGGGTGGGCGCGGTAGACGATGTCGTACTCGCCGATTTCCTTGACGGTCTTGGGCATCTCGATCCGGCGGCGGTCCACGTCGAAGCCGAGCTGGTCCAGCGCATCGGCCACGTTGCTGTGGGTCACGGCGCCGTAGATCTTGCCCTCGCCCGCACGGACGCTGAGTTCCACGGCCACGCCGTTCAGGCGGCTGGCGAGGTCCTCGGCCTGAGCCTTTTGCTTCTCCTGCTGCTTCTTGCGCGAGCGGAGCTGGGCTTCCAGGGTCTTCATGTTGGCCGCGTTGGCGGGAGTCGCCATGCCGCGCGGAATCAGGAAGTTGCGGGCGTAGCCGGGCTTGACGTTCACCACGTCGCCCGTCTGACCCAGGCGGCCGGGTTCCAGAAGGATCACTTGCATGCTCGTCACCCGTCCTTTACTTCCGGACCAGCTTCTCGGTGTAGGGCAGCAGCGCGAGCTGGCGGGCGATCTTGATCGTCTGCGAGATGCGGCGCTGGTGCTTGGCCGAGAGACCGGTGCGGCGGCGGGGAAGAATCTTGCCAGTGTCCGAAACGAACCGGCGAAGCATCTTCACGTCCTTGTAGTCGGTGATTTCCAGTTCCCCGATGGAGAACGGATCAACCTTGGGCTTGCGGGGACGCTTGGGTCCCTTGCCGCGCGGCTTGCGCTCGGCGCTGTTTCCTTGGGTCATGGGGTTCCTCTAAAACTGCGTTCCGGGCGTTTGGCAGTGGTTCAAGGGTCCAAGAGTCGGGGAGCCTGAGAAGGCCAGCTTCCTGGTTTTTAGACGCTCAGACCTGTTGACCCTTGGGCGCACGTGCCAGCGTGCTCAGAACGGCAGGTCTTCTTCTTCCGGCGGGAAATCGTCGAGACCTTGATCAATATCCAAGCCCCCCGAACGGGTCCCCGTGTTCGCCGCCCGAGCCGGTTGGCTCTGGGGACGCGCCTGACTGCTCGCGGTCTGCG
This portion of the Deinococcus terrestris genome encodes:
- the rplI gene encoding 50S ribosomal protein L9, producing MQVILLEPGRLGQTGDVVNVKPGYARNFLIPRGMATPANAANMKTLEAQLRSRKKQQEKQKAQAEDLASRLNGVAVELSVRAGEGKIYGAVTHSNVADALDQLGFDVDRRRIEMPKTVKEIGEYDIVYRAHPEVSIPMKLVVHAQK
- the rpsR gene encoding 30S ribosomal protein S18 encodes the protein MTQGNSAERKPRGKGPKRPRKPKVDPFSIGELEITDYKDVKMLRRFVSDTGKILPRRRTGLSAKHQRRISQTIKIARQLALLPYTEKLVRK